A window from Leifsonia shinshuensis encodes these proteins:
- a CDS encoding SOS response-associated peptidase, with the protein MCGRFAMDDKVNAEITEFVERTGRRPEEWRADWEADYNIAPTDDIPVLIDSAKTRELRFERAHWSLVPSWSDTLKTKFPTFNARAEDIAEKSTWRKPVQSHRAIVLARGYYEWQGPKGSKTPYFIRYPEGRLMGFAGLYSWWRDKSKAEDDPDRWVLTATILTSDAVQTLADIHDRNPVILPEELWQHWIDPSIVGDQALVDEAVRAGVAEAETLRFDRVAPFKTSDDGPQLIQPVDAA; encoded by the coding sequence ATGTGCGGCAGGTTCGCGATGGACGACAAGGTCAACGCCGAGATCACGGAGTTCGTGGAACGGACCGGGCGGCGGCCCGAGGAGTGGCGCGCCGACTGGGAGGCGGACTACAACATCGCGCCGACCGACGACATCCCGGTGCTGATCGACTCGGCCAAGACCCGGGAGCTGCGCTTCGAGCGCGCGCACTGGTCGCTCGTCCCGTCCTGGTCCGACACCCTCAAGACCAAGTTCCCCACCTTCAACGCGCGGGCGGAGGACATCGCCGAGAAGTCCACCTGGCGCAAACCCGTGCAGTCGCACCGCGCGATCGTCCTGGCGCGCGGCTACTACGAGTGGCAGGGGCCGAAGGGCAGCAAGACGCCGTACTTCATCCGCTACCCGGAGGGACGCCTGATGGGCTTCGCCGGGCTGTACTCCTGGTGGCGCGACAAGAGCAAGGCGGAGGACGACCCCGACCGCTGGGTGCTCACCGCCACGATCCTCACGTCGGATGCCGTGCAGACGCTCGCCGACATCCACGACCGCAATCCCGTCATCCTGCCCGAGGAGCTGTGGCAGCACTGGATCGACCCGTCCATCGTCGGCGACCAGGCCCTGGTCGACGAAGCGGTGCGCGCGGGCGTCGCCGAGGCCGAGACGCTGCGCTTCGACCGGGTGGCCCCGTTCAAGACGAGCGACGACGGACCGCAGCTGATCCAGCCGGTGGACGCCGCCTGA
- a CDS encoding AI-2E family transporter: MTIQNPFRLALVGTLGVGLGLLVLNTVASLSTVITWIGAALFLALGVEPLIAFLERRRVPRWLALVATLAVAIGGLVALVYAIVPVAVDQGSQLVGHVASWFESGAANEWFQGLKTQFPAIVNQQNIDALASWAQQNVPSLTTAVLQTSAAVLHGAFGVVVVAILTVYFTASLPRITRRAYQLVPASRRARVADLGDQITGSVGRFVSGQLALALINGVLSAVFLSVIGAKYPILLASIAFVFSLIPLVGTATGSVIITAVCALSGPATAIAAAIYYLVYMQVEAYVLSPRIMSRAVAVPGALVVVAALAGGALLGVLGALVAIPFAAAALLIVKQVVIPYQRGR; the protein is encoded by the coding sequence GTGACCATCCAGAACCCGTTCCGCCTCGCCCTCGTCGGTACGCTCGGCGTCGGGCTCGGCCTGCTGGTGCTCAACACCGTCGCCAGCCTGTCGACCGTGATCACGTGGATCGGGGCCGCCCTCTTCCTCGCCCTCGGCGTCGAACCGCTGATCGCGTTCCTCGAGCGCCGCCGGGTGCCGCGGTGGCTGGCCCTCGTCGCCACCCTCGCCGTCGCGATCGGCGGCCTCGTCGCTCTGGTCTACGCGATCGTCCCCGTCGCCGTCGACCAGGGCAGCCAGCTGGTCGGTCACGTCGCCTCGTGGTTCGAGAGCGGGGCGGCCAATGAGTGGTTCCAGGGGCTGAAGACGCAGTTCCCCGCCATCGTGAACCAGCAGAACATCGACGCGCTGGCGTCGTGGGCGCAGCAGAACGTTCCGAGTCTCACCACGGCGGTGCTGCAGACGAGCGCGGCGGTCCTGCACGGCGCCTTCGGCGTGGTCGTGGTGGCCATCCTGACCGTCTACTTCACCGCGTCCCTCCCGCGCATCACGCGCCGCGCGTACCAGCTGGTGCCTGCCTCTCGGCGCGCTCGCGTCGCAGACCTCGGCGATCAGATCACCGGCTCGGTGGGCCGGTTCGTCTCCGGTCAGCTGGCGCTGGCACTGATCAACGGCGTGCTGAGCGCGGTGTTCCTGAGCGTGATCGGAGCGAAGTATCCGATCCTGCTCGCGTCGATCGCGTTCGTGTTCTCGCTGATCCCGCTGGTGGGGACGGCCACCGGCTCGGTGATCATCACCGCGGTGTGCGCGCTATCCGGGCCGGCGACCGCCATCGCCGCGGCGATCTATTACCTCGTCTACATGCAGGTGGAGGCGTACGTGCTGAGCCCGCGGATCATGAGCCGCGCGGTGGCGGTGCCCGGAGCGCTCGTGGTGGTCGCGGCTCTGGCGGGCGGTGCGCTGCTCGGAGTGCTGGGCGCCCTGGTGGCGATTCCCTTCGCCGCGGCGGCCCTGCTCATCGTGAAACAGGTGGTCATTCCGTACCAGCGCGGTCGGTAG
- a CDS encoding DUF1345 domain-containing protein, which yields MDTAVEPTRAERRTEPEPSVAPLTHVAVAANLLVQASLIGLVLAMMFLATDATYFGLFAAWCAVGTAYVLTVGVVVATMARRESWSKRTLSRFHLGRTVRTMTTLTTVGGFVIGASGALTVRTPVADEGLHLLVDSLGVWAMLVSWALLHWGFAQSYFRRYHCSAHPTLEFPCERQPRLSDFVYFSVTVGTSFATSDTRVLSPAIRWTVTWHSVLSFLFNGAIVVVAFNTLTGN from the coding sequence ATGGACACCGCGGTCGAACCGACTCGCGCGGAGCGACGGACGGAACCCGAACCGTCCGTCGCGCCCCTGACCCACGTCGCCGTCGCGGCGAACCTGCTGGTTCAGGCCTCGCTGATCGGCCTCGTGCTCGCGATGATGTTCCTGGCGACAGACGCGACGTACTTCGGCTTGTTCGCAGCGTGGTGCGCGGTCGGCACCGCCTATGTCCTCACGGTGGGCGTCGTCGTCGCGACAATGGCGCGTCGCGAGAGCTGGTCGAAGCGGACCCTCAGTCGCTTCCACCTGGGTCGGACGGTACGCACCATGACGACGCTCACCACGGTCGGCGGATTCGTGATCGGCGCGTCGGGCGCCCTGACGGTGCGCACGCCGGTAGCCGACGAAGGACTCCACCTCCTCGTGGACAGCCTCGGCGTCTGGGCGATGCTGGTGTCGTGGGCCCTGCTGCACTGGGGGTTCGCGCAGTCGTACTTCCGGCGCTACCACTGCAGCGCGCATCCGACGCTCGAGTTCCCCTGCGAACGGCAGCCTCGGCTGAGCGACTTCGTGTACTTCTCCGTGACGGTCGGCACGTCCTTCGCCACGTCCGACACCAGGGTCCTGTCTCCGGCGATCCGGTGGACGGTGACGTGGCACTCGGTGCTGTCGTTCCTGTTCAACGGCGCGATCGTGGTGGTCGCCTTCAACACGCTCACGGGTAACTGA
- a CDS encoding sugar transferase has product MTVVRPRLPGIVAPTALRGRSSELTWAKRYRYRLLATDTAIILAATIGAVYVRFGFDDAVAPTAGFHLDYAYLSLIIAATWLFTLSVYRTRDPRVIGLGVSEYRRVVSATATTFGVLAILFLVTKIDIARGYFIVALPAGMAGVLFSRWLWRHWLIHQRTFDHYLSRALVVGRFNDVDYVVRQIHQKSGAAYNVVGAALDTGKRKGAKKDAEMRRRIASPEREVPIVCDLSGVADAAARLGADTVIVAGRALSSGDFVRKLAWKLEGTATELVLAAPLTDVAGPRIHFRPVEGLPLIHVEIPQFEGGKHVLKRAFDFFAAGLALLLLSPLFLAIAIAVKLDDNGPVIFAQERVGRNGERFKMYKFRSMVVDAEARLAALRESSDGNGLLFKMKHDPRVTRVGRTLRKFSLDELPQLVNVFLGDMSLVGPRPPLPSEVEGYENHVHRRLYIKPGLTGMWQVNGRSDLSWEESVRLDLYYVENWSLTGDLVIMWRTVKVLTHPVGAY; this is encoded by the coding sequence ATGACCGTCGTCCGCCCCCGGCTCCCCGGCATCGTCGCCCCCACCGCTCTGCGCGGGCGCAGCTCCGAACTCACCTGGGCGAAGCGCTACCGTTACCGGCTGCTCGCCACGGACACCGCGATCATCCTCGCCGCCACCATCGGCGCAGTGTACGTGCGCTTCGGCTTCGACGACGCGGTCGCTCCGACCGCGGGATTCCACCTCGACTACGCCTACCTGTCGCTGATCATCGCCGCGACGTGGCTCTTCACCCTGTCGGTGTACCGCACCCGCGATCCCCGCGTCATCGGGCTCGGCGTCTCCGAGTACCGCCGCGTCGTCTCGGCGACGGCGACGACCTTCGGCGTGCTGGCCATCCTCTTCCTCGTGACGAAGATCGACATCGCCCGGGGCTACTTCATCGTCGCGCTGCCGGCCGGCATGGCCGGGGTGCTGTTCTCGCGCTGGCTGTGGCGCCACTGGCTCATCCACCAGCGCACCTTCGACCACTACCTCTCGCGTGCGCTCGTCGTGGGACGGTTCAACGACGTCGACTACGTCGTGCGCCAGATCCACCAGAAGTCGGGAGCGGCCTACAACGTCGTGGGTGCCGCTCTCGACACGGGCAAGCGCAAGGGCGCGAAGAAGGACGCCGAGATGCGGCGCCGGATCGCGAGTCCCGAGCGGGAGGTACCGATCGTCTGCGACCTGTCGGGGGTCGCTGACGCTGCGGCGCGGCTGGGCGCGGACACGGTGATCGTGGCCGGCCGCGCCCTCAGTTCCGGCGACTTCGTGCGCAAGCTCGCCTGGAAGCTCGAGGGGACCGCCACCGAGCTGGTTCTCGCGGCGCCGCTGACCGACGTCGCGGGCCCGCGCATCCACTTCCGTCCGGTGGAGGGGCTGCCGCTCATCCACGTCGAGATCCCGCAGTTCGAGGGCGGCAAGCACGTGCTCAAGCGCGCGTTCGACTTCTTCGCGGCCGGGCTGGCCCTGCTCCTGCTCTCCCCGCTCTTCCTCGCGATCGCGATCGCCGTGAAGCTCGACGACAACGGGCCCGTGATCTTCGCGCAGGAGCGCGTCGGCCGCAACGGCGAGCGCTTCAAGATGTACAAGTTCCGCTCGATGGTCGTGGATGCCGAGGCTCGCCTGGCCGCGCTCCGCGAGAGCAGCGACGGCAACGGCCTGCTGTTCAAGATGAAGCACGACCCTCGCGTGACCCGCGTCGGCCGCACGCTCCGCAAATTCTCGCTCGACGAGCTGCCGCAGCTGGTCAACGTCTTCCTCGGCGACATGAGCCTGGTCGGCCCGCGCCCGCCGCTGCCCTCCGAAGTCGAGGGCTATGAGAACCACGTGCACCGTCGCCTGTACATCAAGCCGGGACTCACCGGGATGTGGCAGGTGAACGGTCGCTCCGATCTCTCCTGGGAGGAGAGCGTCCGCCTGGACCTCTACTACGTGGAGAACTGGTCGCTGACCGGCGACCTCGTCATCATGTGGCGCACCGTCAAGGTGCTGACACATCCCGTGGGGGCGTACTGA
- a CDS encoding PKD domain-containing protein: MSTTPRPRSRTLGILTAVLTAIGLVFGGIAIAQPAAADTAPPDPANPASPPTVSADVLPTTQIDGVAWAQVVVGNTVYVAGKFTTARPAGAAAGTNTTARSNLLAYDVTTGNLISSFNVPLNAQALAIAASPDGTRVYVGGDFTTAGGGNYYRIVAISTATGQVISSFRPVMESQVRALAATNTALYAGGTFTTTNGASTPYVAKINASDGSTNTTWAASADYVVDALAVSPDGTKVYAGGRFQHVNGGTNAYGLAMFDGTTGAFQAFGANSVVRDAGTQAGITALVATNDRVYGSGYVFGSGGNLEGSFSADPATGNLIWMEDCHGDTYSIWPMNDALYVAGHPHYCGNVGGFPQTDPWTYHHTMAFSKAQTGTLTNNGDGAYANFTGQPAPTLLNWFPQYVTGSFTGQGQAAWSVAGNGNYLVAGGEFPYVNGVAQQGLVRYAMNNVVKSKLGPNVNTALVPSAVSFKAGQARVSWTATYDQDNVNLSYKVVRDGQTATPVYQTTQISNFWTRPSMGFIDTGLAPGSTHSYRVYVTDPDGNQISRLGNTVTIAASDSGGPYADSVTQAGASSYWPLDEASGSAGFDHVGFNDLQLQAGVTRNGVAGPISGTTASTFNGTSTGWAVTPSSIPGPNTFTVSAWFNTTSTSGGKIIGFGNANVGTSSGYDRHVYMDNSGRIWFGVYPGGVQTLNSAAGLNDGQWHQVTASLGSNGMRLYIDGKQVGSRTDVTSGQDYSGYWRVGGDSLGGWPNQPGSAFFAGSIGQVSIYPTVLDRTTVVNQYVASGRPSPLAPAPADAYGAAVYNANPDIFWRLDETSGSTANSADAYSNNGTYSGTATTKNQSGVLPGTADKAVKFNTNFSGSNGGVVSSNQQYANPTTYSEEIWFKTSTTKGGKLIGFGDQQTGLSGSYDRHVYMQDDGRIVFGVWTGQTNTITSPNPLNNNQWHMAVATQGPDGMSLYVDGQLVGTNPQTQAQAYNGYWRIGGDNTWGSTGPYFNGTLDEAAVYSSELSAQQVANHYALGTSGTLPNQTPTASFTTTQNSLTVNADGTGSVDPDGTIASYAWDFGDGATATTPTASHTYAAGGTYTVVLTVTDNQGSTNTASKQVTVAANQAPVGSFTASATNLNASFDASASSDPDGTVASYAWDFGDGTTGTGVNPTHTYGSAGTFTVTLSVTDNQGLAGAPVQQQVTTTLPPNQAPVASFTSSTNGLTVSVDGSASSDPDGTIASYAWDFGDGATANTATASHPYAAGGTYTVTLTVTDNRGGTNAATKSVTVTAPPPAALASDTFERTSASGWGTADLGGAWTGAGSATAYTVGTGAGQIVGAAGSTKTELLNSVTSTNTNTTVQFTTDRTSTGGGIYVSALGRVVGTAEYSARVWFQSNGVVQIQLLQGSTALKVANVAGLTYTPGTQYQVRLQVFGTSPTTIQARVWKVGTTEPATWQASVTDTTAALQTAGTVGLRAYLSGTATDAPLTTKFDNFAVTPAQ; this comes from the coding sequence ATGAGTACAACGCCCCGACCCCGCTCTCGCACACTGGGTATCCTGACCGCCGTCCTGACGGCGATCGGCCTGGTGTTCGGCGGCATCGCCATCGCGCAGCCCGCCGCCGCGGACACGGCACCACCGGATCCGGCCAACCCGGCCTCGCCACCGACGGTGAGCGCCGACGTCCTGCCGACCACCCAGATCGACGGGGTGGCATGGGCGCAGGTCGTGGTCGGCAACACCGTGTACGTGGCCGGCAAGTTCACCACGGCACGCCCCGCAGGCGCGGCGGCCGGGACGAACACGACGGCGCGCAGCAACCTGCTGGCGTACGACGTGACCACGGGCAACCTCATCAGCAGCTTCAACGTCCCGCTCAACGCGCAGGCGCTCGCCATCGCGGCATCGCCGGACGGCACCCGCGTGTATGTCGGCGGTGACTTCACCACGGCGGGCGGCGGCAACTACTACCGCATCGTCGCCATCAGCACGGCGACCGGACAGGTGATCAGCTCCTTCCGCCCGGTCATGGAGAGCCAGGTCCGTGCGCTGGCCGCGACGAACACCGCCCTCTACGCGGGCGGCACGTTCACGACCACGAACGGCGCCTCCACGCCGTACGTCGCGAAGATCAACGCATCCGACGGCTCCACCAACACCACCTGGGCCGCCAGCGCCGACTACGTCGTCGACGCGCTGGCCGTCAGCCCGGACGGCACCAAGGTGTACGCCGGTGGACGCTTCCAGCACGTCAACGGCGGCACCAACGCCTACGGCCTCGCCATGTTCGACGGCACGACCGGAGCCTTCCAGGCGTTCGGTGCCAACTCCGTCGTCCGCGACGCGGGCACCCAGGCGGGCATCACCGCGCTGGTCGCCACGAACGACCGCGTGTACGGCTCCGGCTACGTGTTCGGCTCCGGCGGCAACCTCGAGGGCAGCTTCTCGGCCGACCCCGCCACCGGCAACCTCATCTGGATGGAGGACTGCCACGGCGACACGTACTCCATCTGGCCGATGAACGACGCGCTGTACGTCGCCGGGCACCCGCACTACTGCGGGAACGTCGGCGGCTTCCCGCAGACGGACCCGTGGACCTACCACCACACCATGGCCTTCTCGAAGGCTCAGACCGGGACGCTCACCAACAACGGTGACGGCGCCTACGCCAACTTCACCGGTCAGCCCGCCCCGACCCTGCTCAACTGGTTCCCGCAGTACGTGACCGGTTCGTTCACGGGCCAGGGCCAGGCCGCCTGGTCGGTGGCCGGCAACGGCAACTACCTGGTCGCCGGCGGCGAGTTCCCGTACGTCAACGGCGTCGCCCAGCAGGGCCTCGTCCGCTATGCCATGAACAACGTGGTCAAGAGCAAGCTCGGCCCGAACGTCAACACCGCACTGGTCCCCAGCGCCGTCTCGTTCAAGGCCGGCCAGGCCCGCGTCTCGTGGACCGCGACCTACGATCAGGACAACGTCAACCTGAGCTACAAGGTCGTCCGCGACGGCCAGACCGCCACACCCGTCTACCAGACCACCCAGATCTCCAACTTCTGGACGCGTCCCTCGATGGGCTTCATCGACACCGGTCTGGCGCCGGGATCCACCCACTCCTACCGCGTCTACGTGACCGACCCCGACGGCAACCAGATCTCCCGCCTCGGCAACACAGTGACCATCGCGGCGTCGGACAGCGGCGGACCCTACGCGGACTCCGTGACACAGGCGGGCGCGAGCTCGTACTGGCCGCTGGATGAGGCGAGCGGCTCGGCCGGATTCGACCACGTCGGGTTCAACGACCTGCAGCTGCAGGCCGGCGTCACCCGCAACGGGGTGGCCGGTCCGATCAGCGGCACCACCGCATCCACCTTCAACGGCACCTCGACCGGCTGGGCCGTGACGCCCTCGTCGATCCCCGGACCGAACACCTTCACGGTGTCCGCCTGGTTCAACACCACCTCCACCAGCGGCGGCAAGATCATCGGCTTCGGCAACGCCAACGTCGGGACATCGAGCGGCTACGACCGTCACGTCTACATGGACAACAGCGGCCGGATCTGGTTCGGCGTGTACCCGGGCGGCGTGCAGACGCTGAACAGCGCAGCGGGACTCAACGACGGACAGTGGCACCAGGTCACGGCGTCGCTCGGCTCCAACGGGATGCGGCTCTACATCGACGGCAAGCAGGTGGGCTCGCGCACCGACGTCACCAGTGGCCAGGACTACTCCGGCTACTGGCGGGTCGGCGGCGACAGCCTCGGCGGATGGCCGAACCAGCCGGGCAGCGCGTTCTTCGCGGGCAGCATCGGTCAGGTCTCGATCTACCCGACGGTCCTCGACCGCACCACGGTCGTGAACCAGTACGTCGCCTCCGGTCGTCCGTCCCCGCTGGCTCCGGCTCCCGCCGACGCCTACGGCGCCGCGGTCTACAACGCCAACCCGGACATCTTCTGGCGGCTGGATGAGACCAGCGGGTCGACCGCGAACAGCGCCGACGCGTACAGCAACAACGGCACCTACTCGGGCACCGCGACGACGAAGAACCAGTCGGGCGTCCTCCCGGGCACCGCTGACAAGGCCGTGAAGTTCAACACGAACTTCAGCGGATCGAACGGAGGCGTCGTCTCCAGCAACCAGCAGTACGCCAACCCGACCACCTACAGCGAGGAGATCTGGTTCAAGACCTCGACGACCAAGGGCGGAAAGCTGATCGGCTTCGGCGACCAGCAGACCGGCCTCTCGGGGAGCTACGACCGGCACGTCTACATGCAGGACGACGGACGCATCGTGTTCGGGGTGTGGACCGGCCAGACCAACACGATCACGTCGCCGAACCCGCTGAACAACAACCAGTGGCACATGGCGGTCGCGACGCAGGGTCCGGACGGCATGAGCCTGTACGTCGACGGCCAGCTGGTCGGCACCAACCCGCAGACCCAGGCTCAGGCCTACAACGGGTACTGGCGGATCGGCGGCGACAACACCTGGGGCTCCACCGGCCCGTACTTCAACGGGACGCTGGACGAGGCCGCTGTCTACTCCAGCGAGCTGAGTGCGCAGCAGGTCGCCAACCACTACGCGCTGGGCACCAGCGGCACGCTGCCGAACCAGACGCCGACCGCATCCTTCACGACCACGCAGAACAGCCTGACCGTGAACGCGGACGGCACCGGATCCGTCGACCCCGACGGCACCATCGCCTCCTACGCCTGGGACTTCGGTGACGGCGCGACCGCGACGACACCGACCGCCAGCCACACCTACGCGGCCGGCGGAACCTACACGGTGGTCCTGACGGTGACCGACAACCAGGGCTCGACCAACACGGCCTCCAAGCAGGTCACGGTGGCCGCCAACCAGGCTCCGGTCGGCTCCTTCACCGCCAGTGCGACGAACCTGAACGCCTCGTTCGACGCATCCGCCTCGTCCGACCCGGACGGGACCGTGGCCTCGTACGCGTGGGACTTCGGTGACGGCACCACCGGCACCGGCGTGAACCCCACCCACACTTACGGAAGCGCGGGCACGTTCACGGTGACGCTGTCGGTGACCGACAACCAGGGACTGGCCGGGGCTCCCGTCCAGCAGCAGGTGACGACCACCCTTCCGCCGAACCAGGCGCCGGTCGCGAGCTTCACCTCGTCGACCAACGGCCTGACGGTCTCGGTGGACGGGAGCGCCTCCAGCGATCCCGACGGAACCATCGCCTCCTACGCCTGGGACTTCGGTGACGGAGCCACGGCGAACACGGCCACGGCCAGCCACCCGTACGCGGCCGGCGGGACCTACACGGTCACGCTGACGGTGACGGACAACCGCGGTGGCACCAACGCCGCCACCAAGTCCGTGACGGTCACCGCACCTCCGCCCGCCGCCCTCGCGTCCGACACGTTCGAGCGCACCTCGGCCAGCGGCTGGGGAACGGCGGACCTCGGCGGGGCGTGGACCGGAGCGGGCTCCGCGACGGCCTACACGGTGGGAACGGGGGCCGGCCAGATCGTCGGCGCCGCAGGGTCCACCAAGACCGAGCTGCTGAACAGCGTGACGAGCACCAACACGAACACCACGGTGCAGTTCACGACGGACCGCACCTCGACCGGCGGGGGGATCTACGTCTCCGCCCTCGGCCGGGTGGTCGGCACCGCCGAGTACTCCGCCCGCGTCTGGTTCCAGAGCAACGGCGTGGTGCAGATCCAGCTGCTCCAGGGCTCGACGGCACTGAAGGTGGCCAACGTCGCCGGTCTCACCTACACCCCCGGGACGCAGTACCAGGTGCGCCTGCAGGTGTTCGGCACCTCGCCGACCACCATCCAGGCCCGGGTGTGGAAGGTGGGGACCACCGAACCGGCCACCTGGCAGGCCTCGGTGACCGACACGACGGCCGCACTGCAGACCGCCGGCACCGTCGGACTCCGCGCCTACCTCTCCGGTACCGCGACCGACGCACCCCTCACCACGAAGTTCGACAACTTCGCGGTGACCCCGGCCCAGTAA
- a CDS encoding glycosyltransferase, giving the protein MTAASRRRPSHTVLVAHPSAELYGSDRVMLESVSGLVDDGWRVVVAVPTDGPLIAELRRRGASVELCPSPVLRKSVLTPRGFVRFVRTALVSTVQGSSLLRRERPALVYVNTITVPLWPVLARLRGIPVLTHVHEGEASASAVMRRILALPLFLSRRIVVNSRFSTGVLTSSFRSLGERSEIVYNAVPGPGTRTDPRPRLDGPLRVTYIGRLSPRKGVDVAIGAVAQLRDRGVEADLHVVGSVFPGYEWYEKELTETVGRAGLNDSVRFHGFQPSVWDIVGSGDVVVVPSRVDEPFGNTAVEALLAARPVIASATSGLLEATAGYRTAVTVRPDDATALADALQGTIDGWDATAQAVTADADEAERRHSVSTYRRRIADIVRSAARR; this is encoded by the coding sequence ATGACCGCAGCCAGCCGTCGCCGACCCTCGCACACCGTCCTCGTCGCGCACCCCAGCGCGGAGCTCTACGGCTCCGACCGGGTGATGCTCGAGAGCGTGAGCGGACTGGTCGACGACGGCTGGCGCGTCGTCGTCGCGGTTCCGACGGACGGCCCACTGATCGCCGAGCTGCGGCGGCGGGGGGCGTCCGTCGAGCTGTGCCCGAGCCCTGTGCTGAGGAAGAGCGTCCTCACGCCGCGCGGCTTCGTCCGCTTCGTGCGGACGGCCCTGGTCTCGACGGTCCAGGGCTCCTCGCTCCTGCGCCGTGAGCGCCCCGCTCTCGTCTACGTCAACACCATCACCGTGCCGTTGTGGCCGGTGCTCGCCCGCCTCCGCGGCATCCCCGTGCTCACCCACGTGCACGAGGGCGAGGCGAGCGCCTCCGCGGTGATGCGGCGCATCCTGGCCCTCCCCCTGTTCCTGTCCCGGCGGATCGTGGTGAACAGCCGGTTCAGCACCGGGGTGCTCACGAGCTCGTTCCGGAGCCTGGGCGAGCGGTCGGAGATCGTCTACAACGCCGTCCCCGGTCCCGGCACGCGGACGGACCCCCGCCCCCGGCTCGACGGGCCGCTGCGCGTCACCTACATCGGCCGTCTCTCGCCGCGCAAAGGCGTGGACGTGGCCATCGGCGCGGTCGCCCAGCTCCGGGACCGCGGCGTCGAGGCGGACCTGCACGTCGTCGGATCGGTCTTCCCCGGTTACGAGTGGTACGAGAAGGAGCTGACCGAGACGGTGGGCCGCGCCGGTCTGAACGACAGCGTCCGGTTCCACGGCTTCCAGCCGTCCGTGTGGGACATCGTCGGCTCCGGCGATGTCGTCGTGGTGCCCTCGCGCGTCGACGAGCCGTTCGGCAACACGGCCGTGGAGGCACTGCTCGCCGCACGCCCGGTGATCGCGAGCGCCACCAGCGGGCTCCTTGAGGCGACGGCGGGCTACCGCACGGCCGTGACCGTCCGTCCCGACGACGCGACCGCACTGGCGGACGCCCTCCAGGGGACGATCGACGGCTGGGACGCCACCGCGCAGGCCGTCACGGCCGACGCCGACGAGGCGGAGCGCCGGCACAGCGTCTCCACCTACCGGCGGCGCATCGCGGACATCGTGCGGTCGGCCGCCCGCCGCTGA